In Cognatishimia sp. WU-CL00825, one genomic interval encodes:
- a CDS encoding DNA-3-methyladenine glycosylase I, translated as MADLFVAEDQRPRCRWAGSAPEFLDYHDKEWGFPVVDDQRLFEKLCLESFQSGLSWRTILAKRENFRAAFAGFDFNEMAKFGPAEVEGLMGNKGIVRHRGKIEAVINNAICAQNLVAEAGSLAQFVWSFEPDPNTLPEPQTQSTSQESIALSKALKKRGWKFVGPTTVFAFMQAMGLVNDHAIGCCQRARAKEMRASFKRPSPPSLP; from the coding sequence ATGGCAGATCTTTTTGTCGCAGAAGACCAAAGGCCGCGGTGTCGCTGGGCAGGCAGCGCACCAGAGTTCCTGGACTATCACGACAAAGAATGGGGGTTTCCGGTTGTCGACGATCAACGGCTGTTTGAAAAACTGTGTTTGGAAAGTTTTCAGTCTGGTCTGAGCTGGCGGACAATTTTGGCAAAACGCGAAAATTTTCGCGCGGCCTTTGCTGGGTTTGATTTTAACGAAATGGCCAAATTTGGCCCCGCCGAAGTTGAAGGTTTGATGGGCAACAAAGGCATTGTCCGCCATCGCGGCAAAATCGAAGCCGTTATCAACAACGCGATTTGTGCGCAAAATCTTGTCGCCGAAGCTGGCAGCCTTGCCCAATTTGTCTGGTCTTTTGAACCAGACCCTAACACGCTGCCAGAACCACAAACTCAATCCACCTCACAAGAATCGATCGCACTGTCAAAAGCGCTCAAAAAACGCGGTTGGAAATTTGTGGGGCCGACAACTGTTTTTGCCTTTATGCAGGCCATGGGGCTGGTCAATGACCATGCGATTGGCTGCTGCCAGCGCGCGCGCGCAAAAGAAATGCGGGCGTCTTTCAAACGCCCATCACCCCCGTCATTGCCCTAG
- a CDS encoding SGNH/GDSL hydrolase family protein, whose protein sequence is MIFRPIYLFFITFFLTSCVTTEVSRNDLRILAMGDSMMAAHRISGRAISDSVARHLGQPVRDRSIVGARMLYALPITGSMGLNISQQYRGEPWDWVIVNGGGNDLWLGCGCNKCDRKMDKLISKDGKHGEIPKLVARMRAAGAQVLWLGYLRSPGVGSPIEGCREEGAALEARISAFAAQTAGMHYMSLADLVPYGDRSYHGIDMIHPSLKASAEIGARAAHFIQRHSNKG, encoded by the coding sequence ATGATTTTTCGCCCTATTTACCTATTTTTTATAACTTTTTTTCTGACAAGCTGCGTCACGACCGAGGTCAGCCGCAATGATCTTCGCATTTTGGCGATGGGCGATTCAATGATGGCAGCGCACCGCATTTCGGGTCGCGCCATTTCAGACAGCGTTGCCAGACATCTGGGTCAACCCGTGCGAGATAGATCCATTGTGGGGGCCCGCATGCTCTATGCTTTACCAATCACCGGCAGCATGGGGCTTAATATCTCGCAACAATATCGCGGCGAGCCATGGGATTGGGTGATTGTAAACGGTGGCGGCAACGACCTGTGGTTGGGGTGCGGCTGTAATAAATGTGATCGAAAAATGGACAAGCTTATCAGCAAAGACGGCAAACATGGCGAAATCCCCAAACTGGTCGCCAGAATGCGCGCGGCAGGCGCTCAGGTGCTTTGGCTTGGATATCTGCGCAGTCCGGGTGTTGGGTCACCAATCGAAGGTTGCCGCGAAGAGGGCGCGGCTTTAGAAGCCCGCATCAGCGCCTTTGCCGCCCAAACAGCCGGAATGCACTACATGTCTTTGGCCGACCTCGTCCCCTATGGCGATCGGTCCTATCATGGTATCGACATGATCCACCCATCGCTGAAAGCCAGCGCTGAAATAGGTGCACGCGCCGCACACTTTATTCAGAGACACAGCAACAAAGGATAA
- a CDS encoding XRE family transcriptional regulator, whose protein sequence is MNGMSKDLINLNLRSIRAKSGLSLSATEKLTGVSKAMLGQIERGESSPTMATLWKLAKGFKLPLTAFIQEPGTTADSLTHHFDHSISVKCLLPYDPNICSETFLITLPAGLTHLSKAHAKGTVEDIFAVTSGIEFMCGGTWQSVAQNKAVRIAADAAHGYRNLSPVQAQLLNTIHYASPQPSKDDT, encoded by the coding sequence ATGAATGGTATGTCAAAAGACCTGATCAATCTCAACCTGCGCAGCATCCGCGCCAAATCCGGGCTCAGCCTGTCAGCGACTGAAAAGCTGACCGGGGTCAGCAAGGCAATGTTGGGACAGATCGAGCGCGGTGAAAGCAGCCCGACGATGGCCACGCTTTGGAAATTGGCCAAAGGATTTAAACTGCCTCTGACCGCTTTTATTCAAGAGCCCGGCACAACCGCTGACTCCTTAACCCATCACTTTGACCACAGCATTTCAGTCAAATGCCTGCTGCCGTATGATCCAAACATCTGTTCCGAAACATTTCTGATCACCTTGCCCGCAGGCCTAACGCACCTGTCAAAGGCCCATGCAAAAGGCACCGTGGAAGACATTTTTGCCGTCACCTCAGGAATTGAATTTATGTGCGGCGGCACCTGGCAATCGGTGGCGCAAAACAAAGCTGTCCGCATCGCAGCCGACGCAGCGCATGGATACCGAAATTTAAGCCCTGTTCAGGCGCAATTGCTGAACACAATTCACTACGCCTCTCCACAACCTTCAAAGGACGACACATGA
- a CDS encoding benzoate/H(+) symporter BenE family transporter codes for MLAQLRFSHVIAGVVAVLVGYAGSAAIIFQASLAAGATAGQASSWMLALGLGCAATSTYLSLRHRMPLLTAWSTPGAAVLVVALPGTPLDQAIGAFMLCGFLLWLTGISGLFERITQAIPDSLSNAMLAGVLFQFGLGVFQAAPTEPVFVAAMFAVFFVARRLAPRMAVPLVLILGVSSMVFAGEFSSMDMDAFRIAWPEFVMPIFDLHTLIGVGLPLYVVTMSSQNMAGVAVLRGNGYQPPVSSALTATGAATLVLAPFGGFAFNLAAITAAICAAPEAGADPKARFWAPVFSALMYLAFGIFGTAVISFFLAAPQVLVVVLAGLALLPTIATSLSAALAEPSAREASLVTFLTTLSGLSILGISAPVWGLVFGGFVWMLLRPKQNTHP; via the coding sequence ATGTTGGCACAATTGCGGTTTTCACATGTCATCGCTGGCGTGGTGGCGGTGCTCGTCGGTTACGCTGGCAGCGCGGCGATTATTTTTCAAGCCAGTCTTGCCGCAGGCGCAACGGCGGGGCAGGCCAGCAGTTGGATGCTGGCGCTGGGTTTGGGCTGTGCCGCAACAAGCACCTATCTTTCGCTGCGCCATCGCATGCCGTTGCTGACCGCATGGTCAACACCCGGTGCTGCGGTTTTGGTGGTTGCCTTGCCTGGAACCCCGCTGGATCAGGCAATTGGAGCATTCATGTTGTGTGGCTTTTTGTTGTGGCTTACTGGGATCAGCGGGCTGTTTGAGCGCATCACACAGGCCATTCCCGACAGCCTGTCAAATGCCATGTTGGCCGGAGTGTTGTTTCAATTTGGTCTTGGGGTCTTTCAGGCCGCGCCGACAGAACCGGTTTTTGTCGCTGCTATGTTTGCGGTGTTCTTTGTAGCAAGGCGTTTGGCCCCACGGATGGCGGTGCCGCTGGTTTTGATCCTTGGGGTTTCCTCCATGGTATTTGCAGGCGAATTTTCGTCGATGGACATGGATGCCTTCCGCATCGCATGGCCGGAATTTGTGATGCCGATATTTGACCTGCATACCCTGATCGGTGTTGGCTTGCCGCTTTATGTTGTAACCATGTCGTCACAAAACATGGCGGGTGTTGCGGTGTTGCGGGGCAATGGGTATCAGCCGCCGGTGTCTTCGGCGCTGACCGCCACCGGTGCCGCAACCTTGGTTTTGGCCCCATTTGGCGGATTTGCGTTTAATCTGGCTGCGATCACGGCAGCGATTTGTGCCGCGCCAGAAGCCGGGGCGGATCCTAAAGCTCGGTTTTGGGCGCCAGTGTTTAGTGCTCTGATGTATTTGGCATTTGGGATCTTTGGCACTGCGGTGATCAGCTTTTTTTTGGCGGCACCGCAGGTTTTGGTGGTGGTTCTGGCCGGGCTTGCCTTGTTGCCAACAATCGCGACGAGTCTGTCAGCGGCACTGGCAGAGCCTTCGGCGCGTGAGGCCTCGTTGGTGACTTTTTTGACAACCCTGTCTGGGCTTTCAATTTTAGGTATCTCTGCGCCAGTTTGGGGCTTGGTCTTTGGGGGCTTTGTTTGGATGCTTTTAAGGCCAAAGCAAAATACCCACCCCTAG
- the rpmE gene encoding 50S ribosomal protein L31, whose product MKKDTHPDYHFINVKMTDGTIIQMKSTWGKEGDQMALDIDPSVHPAWTGGTSRLLDAGGRVSKFKKKYEGLGF is encoded by the coding sequence ATGAAAAAAGATACACATCCAGACTACCACTTCATCAACGTCAAAATGACCGATGGAACTATTATTCAAATGAAATCCACATGGGGCAAAGAAGGCGACCAAATGGCGCTGGACATCGACCCATCTGTGCACCCTGCATGGACCGGCGGCACGTCTCGCCTGTTGGACGCAGGTGGCCGTGTTTCCAAGTTCAAAAAGAAATACGAAGGTCTGGGCTTTTAA
- the rplS gene encoding 50S ribosomal protein L19: MNLIEQLEAEQVAALGHDIPDFKAGDTIRVGFKVTEGSRSRVQNYEGVCISRKNGKGIAGSFTVRKISFGEGVERVFPLHSTNIDNITVVRRGRVRRSKLYYLRTRRGKSARIAEDANYKSKA, from the coding sequence ATGAACCTGATCGAACAACTCGAGGCGGAACAAGTCGCCGCGCTGGGTCATGACATCCCAGATTTCAAAGCGGGTGACACCATCCGCGTTGGTTTTAAAGTCACCGAGGGCAGCCGCTCTCGTGTTCAGAACTACGAAGGCGTCTGCATCAGCCGTAAAAACGGCAAGGGCATTGCGGGTTCTTTCACAGTTCGCAAGATTTCCTTCGGCGAAGGTGTAGAGCGCGTATTCCCTCTGCACTCCACAAACATCGACAACATCACTGTTGTACGTCGTGGCCGTGTTCGTCGATCCAAGCTGTACTATCTGCGTACACGTCGCGGTAAATCTGCACGTATCGCCGAAGACGCAAACTATAAGTCTAAAGCGTAA
- a CDS encoding exopolyphosphatase, with translation MFHKQPIVPDPDKQYRLVTRSDMDGLVCAVLLKDLGICEDIKFVHPKDMQDGLVQMGSSDISTNLPYVPGVFLAFDHHDSEVERVEQDLPNHVIDANAKSAARVVYDYFGGKPAFPNVSEEMMRAVDKADAAQFDHQDILNPAGWDLLSFLMDSRTGLGRFRDFRISNYDLMMQLIDHCREKQDISEILALPDVKERVDLYKDHQGQFREQLIRCATVHGNLVVLDLRDEEVIFAGNRFVLYALFPKCNISFHVIWGRAKQNTVFAVGKSILDRSSQTDVGELMLQYGGGGHSAAGTCQVDNADAETVLQALISHVTNAG, from the coding sequence ATGTTTCACAAACAGCCAATTGTGCCAGACCCAGATAAACAATACCGCCTTGTCACCCGCAGCGACATGGACGGGTTGGTTTGTGCTGTGCTTCTGAAAGACTTGGGCATTTGCGAAGATATCAAATTTGTGCACCCAAAGGACATGCAGGATGGGCTTGTGCAAATGGGGTCGTCAGACATTTCAACCAACCTGCCCTATGTGCCCGGCGTTTTCTTGGCATTTGACCATCATGATTCAGAGGTTGAGCGGGTCGAGCAAGATTTGCCAAACCACGTCATTGATGCCAATGCCAAATCTGCTGCCCGCGTTGTCTATGATTATTTTGGTGGCAAGCCGGCCTTCCCCAATGTCTCAGAGGAAATGATGCGCGCGGTGGATAAGGCAGATGCGGCGCAATTTGACCACCAAGACATTCTCAACCCGGCGGGTTGGGATTTGCTGAGCTTCCTGATGGACTCGCGCACAGGTCTGGGGCGTTTTCGCGACTTTCGTATCTCCAACTATGACCTGATGATGCAGCTGATCGATCATTGCCGCGAAAAACAGGACATCTCCGAAATACTGGCCCTGCCCGACGTCAAAGAGCGGGTCGATCTTTACAAAGATCATCAGGGGCAATTTCGCGAACAACTCATCCGCTGCGCCACAGTGCATGGTAATTTGGTGGTGCTGGATCTGCGCGACGAAGAGGTGATTTTTGCGGGCAATCGGTTTGTGCTCTACGCGCTCTTTCCCAAATGCAACATCTCGTTTCATGTCATCTGGGGCAGGGCAAAACAAAACACCGTCTTTGCCGTGGGCAAGTCGATTTTGGACCGCAGCAGCCAGACCGACGTCGGAGAATTGATGCTACAATATGGCGGCGGCGGGCACAGTGCTGCGGGCACCTGTCAGGTCGATAATGCTGATGCGGAAACCGTGCTGCAGGCCCTCATCTCACATGTCACCAACGCGGGCTGA
- a CDS encoding MarR family winged helix-turn-helix transcriptional regulator, translating into MPLSDTMHQIHRLAHQEWSLAARDIGMSFNEFEYLSAVQAEADLLRYEDKHGQHLQDIVETLGVTKASASTMIAKLEVRGLVKRFPCRMDARAQHIILTDEGQILMGRGKKIYEKVAASVQAKLGKITLSAP; encoded by the coding sequence ATGCCTTTGTCCGACACCATGCACCAAATCCATCGTCTGGCCCATCAAGAGTGGAGCCTTGCAGCGCGCGATATAGGCATGAGCTTTAACGAGTTTGAGTATCTGTCAGCGGTGCAGGCCGAAGCGGATCTTTTGCGCTATGAGGACAAACACGGTCAGCACCTACAGGATATCGTCGAGACTTTGGGGGTGACCAAAGCCTCGGCCAGCACGATGATTGCCAAGCTGGAAGTGCGCGGACTGGTCAAACGGTTTCCGTGCCGCATGGATGCCCGCGCCCAGCACATCATATTGACCGACGAGGGGCAGATTTTGATGGGGCGCGGCAAGAAGATCTATGAAAAGGTTGCGGCGTCCGTGCAAGCCAAATTGGGCAAAATCACCCTGTCAGCCCCCTGA
- the trmD gene encoding tRNA (guanosine(37)-N1)-methyltransferase TrmD: MSESKNKSHGRKSISVSLKPRELMDHNPRLARAWSAHIITLFPEAFPGVLGESLTGKALKDGKWQLETTDLRRFGVGKHRNVDDTPAGGGAGMVLRPDVLGNAIDHTLSRVRGNCPLVYLSPRGRRFDQTMARAWAGCDGITLLCGRFEGVDQRVLDHYNIQEVSLGDFVMTGGEIAAQAMIDATVRLLPSVLGNADSIEDESHSNGLLEHPQYTRPADWQGHAIPDILMSGHHGKIAEWRQTMAEEITKARRPDMWDAIQKRRKKP; encoded by the coding sequence ATGTCTGAATCCAAAAACAAATCCCACGGCCGCAAGTCGATCTCGGTGTCTCTAAAGCCGCGCGAACTGATGGATCACAACCCGCGCCTTGCACGCGCTTGGTCTGCCCATATCATCACGCTGTTCCCCGAAGCCTTCCCCGGCGTGCTGGGCGAAAGCCTGACAGGCAAAGCCCTCAAAGATGGCAAGTGGCAGCTTGAAACCACCGACCTGCGCCGCTTTGGTGTCGGCAAACATCGCAATGTCGATGACACGCCCGCTGGCGGAGGAGCCGGCATGGTGCTGCGCCCGGACGTGCTGGGCAATGCGATCGACCACACGCTAAGCCGCGTGCGGGGCAATTGCCCTTTGGTCTATCTATCTCCTCGGGGCCGACGTTTTGACCAAACCATGGCCCGCGCCTGGGCGGGGTGTGACGGCATCACCTTGCTGTGTGGCCGCTTTGAGGGCGTCGACCAAAGAGTGCTGGACCATTACAATATCCAAGAAGTCAGCCTGGGCGACTTTGTCATGACCGGCGGCGAAATCGCCGCCCAGGCCATGATCGATGCAACCGTACGCCTTTTGCCATCGGTGCTGGGCAATGCAGATAGCATCGAAGACGAAAGCCACAGCAACGGCTTGCTAGAGCACCCTCAATACACTCGGCCAGCTGACTGGCAAGGTCACGCGATCCCAGACATTCTGATGTCAGGCCACCACGGAAAAATCGCCGAGTGGCGTCAGACCATGGCCGAGGAAATCACCAAAGCCCGGCGCCCCGATATGTGGGACGCCATCCAAAAGCGTCGCAAAAAGCCATAA
- the rimM gene encoding ribosome maturation factor RimM (Essential for efficient processing of 16S rRNA), translating into MAETNDMICVGTIAGAFGVQGEVRVKSFTAEAKAIADYAPLTTEDGSRSFDIVVNRTISNGLAVRLSGVVNKEEADALKGVKLFAPRDRLPDLPEDEYYYADLIGLEVRDTGGAVIGTVKSVQNNGAEDMLEVHGPTLKDSVLIPFSRSVVPTVDLATGRIIADPPEGLL; encoded by the coding sequence ATGGCTGAAACAAATGACATGATCTGCGTTGGCACGATCGCCGGAGCCTTTGGCGTTCAGGGTGAAGTGCGGGTCAAAAGCTTTACCGCCGAGGCCAAGGCCATTGCCGACTATGCCCCTCTGACCACCGAAGATGGCAGCCGCAGTTTTGACATTGTCGTCAACCGCACCATTAGCAACGGTCTGGCTGTACGCCTGTCTGGCGTGGTCAACAAGGAAGAGGCCGACGCGTTAAAAGGCGTGAAACTCTTTGCCCCGCGCGACCGCCTGCCAGACCTGCCCGAGGATGAATATTATTACGCCGACCTCATCGGTCTCGAAGTGCGCGACACTGGCGGCGCGGTAATCGGCACCGTCAAATCTGTGCAAAACAACGGTGCCGAAGACATGCTCGAAGTCCACGGGCCCACGCTCAAAGACAGCGTGCTCATTCCCTTCAGCCGCAGCGTTGTGCCAACAGTTGACCTGGCCACGGGTCGCATCATCGCCGACCCGCCCGAAGGACTTCTCTGA
- a CDS encoding YaeQ family protein yields the protein MAQKSTIYKVELSVSDMDRHYYETHKLTVAKHPSETDERLMVRILAFALNAHAQLELTKGLSTDDEPDIWQKSLSGELELWLALGLPSEKVVRQSCAKAQKVIVYSYGGRTAEMWWEKLKNRASRFDNLQVVNLAASETSALGALASRAMKVQVNIQDGDVMLSVGDSMVYVTPAEWKSVGR from the coding sequence ATGGCGCAAAAATCCACCATCTATAAAGTCGAGCTGTCTGTATCCGATATGGATCGTCACTATTATGAAACGCATAAATTGACGGTTGCTAAACATCCATCGGAAACCGATGAACGTTTGATGGTGCGCATACTGGCTTTTGCTTTGAATGCCCACGCGCAATTGGAGCTGACCAAGGGGCTTTCCACCGATGATGAACCGGATATTTGGCAGAAAAGCTTGAGCGGCGAGCTGGAGCTTTGGTTGGCTTTGGGGCTGCCGAGTGAAAAGGTTGTGCGGCAGTCCTGTGCCAAGGCCCAAAAAGTCATTGTTTACAGCTATGGTGGCCGGACAGCGGAGATGTGGTGGGAGAAGTTGAAAAACCGCGCAAGTCGGTTTGACAATTTGCAGGTTGTTAATCTTGCGGCGTCGGAAACCAGTGCATTGGGTGCGCTGGCCAGTCGGGCCATGAAGGTGCAGGTCAATATTCAAGACGGTGATGTGATGCTCAGCGTCGGTGACAGCATGGTGTATGTCACGCCGGCTGAGTGGAAATCTGTCGGGCGCTGA
- the bluB gene encoding 5,6-dimethylbenzimidazole synthase has protein sequence MQSFKQDFQDELARLMRWRRDVRRFRSDPVDEALLQECLDAFLLAPSVGLSEPWRVIRVESDAARDAAYQNFKSANAQALDGYAGDKAQMYAGLKLSGMAESPVQLAIYCDDDTTKGAGLGAGTMPEMRRYSVVGAISLFWLTARAKGLGVGWVSILDPVQLNKDLNTPDGWSLVAYLCVGYPETVSKTPELEKVGWEDRRPHLPVQKR, from the coding sequence ATGCAGTCTTTCAAACAAGACTTCCAGGACGAGCTTGCAAGGTTAATGCGGTGGCGGCGCGATGTGCGACGCTTCCGCAGCGATCCTGTGGACGAGGCGCTCTTGCAAGAGTGCCTCGACGCTTTCCTCCTTGCCCCTTCCGTGGGCCTCTCGGAACCCTGGCGGGTCATCCGCGTGGAAAGCGACGCTGCGCGTGACGCGGCCTATCAGAACTTCAAATCTGCCAATGCCCAGGCTCTTGATGGCTATGCGGGCGACAAAGCCCAAATGTATGCGGGCCTGAAACTCTCAGGCATGGCCGAAAGCCCGGTGCAACTGGCGATCTATTGCGACGATGACACCACCAAAGGGGCCGGTCTGGGCGCAGGCACCATGCCTGAAATGCGCCGCTATTCGGTGGTTGGGGCCATCAGCCTGTTTTGGTTAACCGCCCGCGCCAAGGGGCTGGGTGTCGGCTGGGTCTCGATCCTTGATCCGGTGCAGCTCAACAAAGACCTCAACACCCCCGACGGCTGGTCCCTCGTGGCCTACCTCTGCGTTGGCTACCCCGAAACTGTCTCTAAAACTCCCGAACTGGAAAAAGTCGGCTGGGAAGACCGCCGCCCACATTTGCCGGTCCAAAAGCGCTGA
- the rpsP gene encoding 30S ribosomal protein S16: MAMKIRLARGGSKKRPFYRIVAADSRMPRDGRFIEKLGTYNPLLAKDSEERVQMDVERVQYWISQGAQVTDRVSRFLEAAGVVEKKERSNPKKAVPGKKAQERAEEKAAKAAETEAAE; encoded by the coding sequence ATGGCTATGAAAATTCGTCTCGCCCGCGGCGGTTCAAAAAAGCGTCCTTTCTATCGCATCGTTGCTGCAGACAGCCGCATGCCACGCGATGGTCGCTTTATCGAAAAACTGGGCACATATAACCCATTGCTGGCAAAAGACAGCGAAGAGCGCGTGCAAATGGACGTTGAACGCGTTCAGTACTGGATCAGCCAAGGCGCACAGGTCACTGACCGTGTATCCCGCTTCCTAGAAGCAGCTGGCGTTGTAGAGAAAAAAGAGCGCAGCAACCCTAAGAAAGCGGTTCCAGGCAAAAAAGCTCAGGAACGTGCCGAAGAAAAAGCTGCAAAAGCAGCCGAAACTGAAGCCGCAGAATAA
- a CDS encoding chorismate mutase has protein sequence MTDAVSRAAELLKEHRESIDRLDAILVYTLGERFKHTQAVGQLKAEHDLPPSDPSREAAQIARLEDLANRAHLDPDFAKAFLNFIIQEVIRHHKKHQE, from the coding sequence ATGACTGACGCCGTCTCCCGCGCAGCCGAGCTGCTGAAAGAACACCGCGAAAGCATCGACCGTCTTGATGCCATCCTCGTCTATACTTTGGGCGAGCGTTTCAAACACACCCAAGCGGTTGGCCAACTCAAAGCTGAACACGATTTACCACCGTCCGATCCCTCGCGCGAAGCCGCACAGATCGCACGTCTCGAAGATCTGGCAAACCGGGCCCACCTGGACCCCGATTTTGCCAAGGCTTTCCTGAATTTCATCATTCAAGAAGTCATCCGTCATCACAAGAAACACCAGGAATAA
- a CDS encoding GNAT family N-acetyltransferase, with product MTATATITTDRLILRKPAARDLDTVVAFFLSDRAAHVGGPYTLGKAWRQFAAEVGHWDLLGYGMWAVTTKESDQIIGLIGPWCPADWPETEIGWLMFAGSEGRGFAFEAAQAALRHAFQDLDWETAVSYIAADNTRSIALAERLGATLDPSAPQPKPDQPCLIYRHPNPSEVSL from the coding sequence GTGACCGCCACCGCCACCATAACCACGGATCGTCTGATCCTGCGCAAGCCAGCGGCGCGCGACCTCGATACCGTGGTTGCGTTCTTTCTGTCTGATCGCGCGGCCCATGTTGGCGGCCCATACACATTGGGCAAAGCCTGGCGGCAATTCGCGGCAGAAGTCGGCCATTGGGATCTGCTTGGTTATGGCATGTGGGCCGTGACCACCAAGGAAAGCGATCAAATTATTGGCCTGATTGGCCCGTGGTGCCCGGCGGATTGGCCCGAAACCGAAATCGGCTGGCTGATGTTTGCCGGATCCGAAGGTAGGGGTTTTGCCTTTGAGGCCGCCCAGGCTGCCCTGCGCCATGCCTTTCAGGATCTCGACTGGGAAACTGCTGTCAGCTATATCGCGGCGGACAACACACGATCCATCGCTTTGGCAGAACGCCTTGGCGCCACGCTTGACCCCTCCGCGCCCCAGCCCAAGCCTGATCAACCCTGCTTGATCTACCGCCACCCAAATCCATCAGAGGTCTCGCTATGA
- the ffh gene encoding signal recognition particle protein, which translates to MFENLSERLSGVFDRLTKQGALSEDDVKTALREVRVALLEADVSLPVARDFVKAVQDKATGQSVTKSVTPGQQVVKIVHDELQHVLAGDDDERGALKIDNAPAPILMVGLQGSGKTTTTGKLAKRLKEKDGKRVLLASLDIYRPAAMQQLEILGKQIGVDTLPIVAGESAVQIAKRAKQQATLGGYDVYMLDTAGRLQIDTTLMQEVEDVRDAVNPRETLLVVDGLTGQVAVEVAEEFDGKIGISGVVLTRMDGDGRGGAALSMRAVTGKPIKFVGLGEKMDALETFEPDRIAGRILGMGDIVALVEKAQETIEAEQAERMMKRFQKGRFNMNDLKMQLEQMIKMGGMEGVMGMMPGMAKMKNQVKDAGMDDKVLKQQIALIQSMTKKERANPQILQASRKKRIAKGAGMQVSDLNKLLKMQRQMADMMKKMGKMGKGGMLKQAMKGMFGGKGDMPAGMDPSQMDPKALEAAAKQLGGKGMGGLGGLGGLGGGAGLPPGLSGFGKKK; encoded by the coding sequence ATGTTTGAAAATCTAAGCGAACGCCTTTCCGGTGTCTTTGATCGCCTGACCAAACAAGGCGCATTGTCCGAAGACGACGTGAAAACCGCCCTGCGCGAGGTGCGCGTTGCCCTGCTAGAGGCTGATGTTTCCCTGCCGGTGGCACGTGACTTCGTCAAAGCCGTTCAAGACAAAGCCACAGGCCAATCGGTCACCAAATCGGTCACCCCCGGCCAACAGGTTGTCAAAATTGTCCATGACGAGCTGCAACATGTTTTGGCGGGCGATGATGACGAACGCGGCGCGCTGAAAATCGACAACGCGCCTGCGCCGATTCTGATGGTCGGCCTGCAAGGCTCTGGTAAAACCACAACCACCGGTAAACTTGCCAAACGCCTGAAAGAAAAAGACGGCAAACGCGTTCTGCTGGCCTCGCTCGACATCTACCGCCCAGCCGCGATGCAACAGCTGGAAATCCTCGGCAAACAAATCGGCGTTGATACCCTGCCCATCGTGGCCGGCGAATCCGCGGTGCAAATTGCCAAACGCGCCAAGCAACAGGCCACGCTCGGCGGCTATGACGTCTATATGCTTGATACTGCAGGCCGGCTGCAGATCGACACGACCTTGATGCAAGAGGTCGAAGACGTCCGCGACGCGGTTAACCCGCGCGAAACCCTGCTGGTGGTCGACGGTCTGACCGGTCAGGTCGCTGTGGAAGTCGCCGAAGAATTTGACGGTAAAATCGGCATCTCTGGCGTGGTCCTGACACGTATGGACGGCGATGGTCGCGGCGGTGCAGCGCTCTCGATGCGCGCGGTCACTGGCAAGCCCATTAAATTCGTCGGCCTCGGCGAAAAGATGGACGCGCTCGAAACATTCGAGCCTGACCGCATCGCGGGCCGCATTCTGGGCATGGGCGACATCGTCGCTCTGGTCGAAAAAGCCCAGGAAACCATCGAGGCTGAACAAGCCGAACGCATGATGAAGCGCTTCCAAAAAGGCCGCTTCAACATGAACGACCTGAAAATGCAGCTTGAGCAAATGATCAAGATGGGCGGCATGGAAGGCGTGATGGGCATGATGCCCGGCATGGCCAAGATGAAAAACCAAGTCAAAGACGCGGGTATGGACGACAAAGTCCTGAAACAGCAAATCGCGCTGATCCAGTCGATGACCAAAAAAGAACGCGCCAACCCTCAGATCCTGCAAGCCAGCCGTAAAAAACGCATCGCCAAAGGCGCGGGCATGCAAGTGTCTGACCTCAACAAGCTTCTGAAAATGCAGCGCCAAATGGCGGACATGATGAAGAAGATGGGCAAAATGGGCAAAGGCGGCATGCTGAAACAAGCTATGAAAGGCATGTTCGGCGGCAAAGGCGATATGCCCGCAGGCATGGACCCGTCCCAAATGGACCCAAAAGCGCTTGAAGCAGCAGCCAAGCAACTTGGCGGCAAAGGCATGGGTGGCCTTGGCGGCTTAGGCGGCCTTGGCGGCGGCGCAGGCCTGCCCCCCGGTCTATCCGGTTTTGGGAAAAAGAAGTAA